DNA from Gemmatimonadaceae bacterium:
CGTGTGTGTCAGCACCGACCGCGGCAAAGTCTCGTTGATGGACTCGTTGAGCGTGTCGTACAACGGCTGCTTGCGTCCTTTGCGCAGGTTCTCGCGCACACGATCGAAGATGATGATCGTATCGTTGCCCGAGTAACCGAGGAGCGTCAGGATCGCGCCGACGACGACCAGCGAGACTTCGATGTGGAACAGCTTGATGAACGCGAGCGTGATGAGCACGTCGTGCGCCGTGGAGATCACGGCGGCGAGCCCGAATCGCCACTCGAATCGGAAGGCGAGATACACGAGGGTGACAAACGACGCGAGGACCATGGCGATCGCGGCGCCCGTGCGGAGTTCGGCACCAACCCTGGGGCCGACGACCTCCGTGCGTTCCGCCGTGTAGCTGCCAGCCCCGTACTTCGCGTCGAGCGCGGCCCGGATGGCCGTGGCCACGGCGCTCGTGGATGCGGAATCCGAGACCGCCGCGCCCTCCGCGCGGTTCTGGGCGCGGATCGTGTATTCGGTGGCGTCGCCAAACCGCTGGATCTCGGCGCCGTCCACGCCGCCGGCATCGAGGGCGGCGCGCAATTCGCCATCATCCACAGGTTTCGTAAACCGCACCTGCATCAGCGTCCCGCTGGTGAACTCGATGCTGTAGTTCACGCCACCGCGGAACACGTAACTGCCCACGCCGAGCATGATGAAGACGACCGTGGCGACGGCTGCGTGTCGCCACCACTTGATGAAGTCGTAGCTGGTGTTGTGGAAGATGCGGATCATCAGATGCTCAGGGTCTGGGCGTTCCTGGTACGCGACAGCCAGACCAGGTAGAAGGTGCGGGTGACAAACACCGCGCAGAAGAGCGAGGCCGCGATGCCGGCAATGAGGGTCACGGCAAAGCCACGCACGGGGCCCGTACCGTACTGGTACAGCACCGCGGCGGTGAGGATCGTGGCGACGGAGGTGTCGAGAATCGCCGACCACGCGTGCTTGAAGCCCTCGTCGATCGAGGTCCGCACGGTCTTCCCGCGATCGAGTTCCTCACGAATGCGCTCGAAGATCAGCACGTTCGCGTCGACCGCGATACCCACCGACAGCACGAGACCGGCAAGCCCCGGGAGCGTGAGTACCGCGTTGAACCCGGCGAGGACGGCCATCGTGAACAGCACGTAGAGCACCAGCGCGGCAACGGCGAGCGTGCCCGAGAAGCGGTAGTAGCCGATCATGATGACGATCACCGCGAGGACCGCGATCACCATCGCGGTGGTACCCTTGGAGATGGAATCCTGTCCGAGGGACGCGCCGATGGAACGCACTTCGGAGACCTTGAGCGGCACCGGGAGCGAACCCGCGCGCAACACGAGCGCAAGATCCTGCGCTTCCTGGAGGCTCCGGCCCTGGCCCATCGTGATCTGGCCGCGCGCGCCGATCGCCTGGATGATGACGGGCGGGCGGCCCATCACCTTGTCGTCGAGCACGATCGCCATGTAGTCCTGCACATGCTTGCCCGTCTCCGACCGGAAGCGCCGCCCGCCTTCGTTGTTGAAGCGGAACTCGACGATGGTGCCTTCGATCGGCGACTGGTTCGGCTTGGCGTCTTCGAGATACTCGCCGGTGATGATCGGGCGGGCATCGACGACATAGAGCGTCCGGTACGGTGCACCGCCGACGGAGAGCGTATCACTCCCCCACAGCAGCTCGCGGCCAGGTGGCAGCGCCGCCTGGATCTCCGGCATCGCGAGATACGTCTCGAGCGCGGGTGCGTTGGACTGCGCCACGTAGTACTCGCCGTTGATGCTTCCGCGCTCCAGCAACCGGGAGAACGGTCCGGCGCTCGCATTCAGTCCGGGGACGGCTGCGGTGTCGCGCCTGGTCGTGTCTCCGGGCGCCGCGGAATCCTTCTTCGTGAACAGATCGAGGCCCTTCTGTACCGGCTGGTCGCCCGTGGTGCTCGTGGTCGCGACCGCAGCGCTCCCCTTGTCTCGCACGATCTGGTCGAGTCGCGAAAGCGCCTTGTCGAGCGAGCCCGTCTCGTCGGTGATCTGGAACTGCAGGAAGGCCTGCGCCTTCACGACGTCTTCAGCGCGCTTGGGATCGTCGATGCCCGGAAGCTCCACGATGATGCGGTCCGTGCCCACCTTCTGGACGACGGGTTCCGAGACACCAAACTGGTCGATGCGGCTCCGCACGACCTTGAGGGCCCGATCGAGCGCATCGCTCTTGTCGGCGACGGCCTGCTTGCTGTCGTCGACTTCGAGGGACAGGTGCATGCCACCCTGCAGGTCGAGCCCACGCTTGAGCGGCACACGGCGGACGGTGTCGTAGACGAAGGCGCCATCGCGCTTCACGCGCTCGACCACAGTCCGCGGGAACAGGGCCCAGACGGACGCGATCACGAGCGCCGCGATCAAACCCAGTCGGTACTTCAGGTTGGACATGCGGTGAAACTCGACCTGAGGGGTGGTTGGGGAAGCTTTGAAGGTTAGGGGTGCGTGTCAGGGGAGTCAACCAACGCGCACGGTCCGTCGGGTCGATCTGCAACCCGTTCGGGTGACAGCATTTCCCACGGTGCAGCGCCCGTCACCACCGCCCGCCCTCACGATTCCCGGGACCTGCAGCCCCTGCCCCTTTCTCCCCGGCTGCGCCCTCGGGCGTTTACGTCCGGCCCGCGAGAGCGCGGCGGGCGTTCACCTCGTCCTGGCGCAGCTGCGCCACGAGCGCGTCCACGCCGTCGAACCGGGCCGTGTCTCGAAGGTGCGCCACGAAATCGACCCGGACGCGGAGGCCATAGAAGTCGGCCGACACATCGAAGAGATGGACCTCCAGGGACGTGGCCGCGTCGCCAAACGTGGGGCGCGGCCCCAGGTTCATCATGCCGCCAAAGGTGCCCCGCGCGGATTGCACCCGAACCGCGTATACCCCCTGCGGCGGTATGAGCTTGCGCGAGGACTCGATCGGCACATTGATCGTGGGAAACCCGAGCAAGCGCCCGCGCGCCTCGCCGTGGCTGACGCGACCACCGATCGCGTAAGGACGCCCGAGGCCTTCCTCGGCGCGAAGCAGGTCGCCCCCGGCGACCGCACGTCGAATGAAGGTCGACGAGACCGGCTGTCCGCTCAGCGCGGTGACGGGCGCCAGGACCTCGACCGAGAAGCCTCGCGACCTGCCGAGCGCTCTGAGCACGTCCGGGTTTCCGGAGCGATTCTTTCCGAACGCGTGGTCGTGCCCCATGAGCAAGTGCGCCACGCGGAACCGGCCAACCAGCACCTGGTCGACGAACTGCGCCGCGTCGAGAGCGGCCAGGGACCGCGTGAAGGGAAGCAGCGCGACGTAGTCGACTCCGCTCTCCGCGATCACCTCCAGCTTCTCGTCACCCACGGTGAGCAGGTGCGGCGCGACGCTCGGATTCACGACTTCGAGCGGATGAGGATCGAACGTCACCAGTACCGAACGCGTGTGTCGCTCCGCGGCCCGCTGCACGAGCTGGCCGAGCACGAGCTGATGTCCACGGTGAACGCCGTCGAAGGATCCGACGGTGATCACGGTGTCGCGGACGTCAGGCGGAAGCCCGCTCGCGTCGAGGAGGTCACGCATGGGAAAGCACCACCTCGGGCTGCCAGCGGTCTGCCTCGCGCCGCGCGATGGCGAGCAGCTGTCCCTCGGCGTCCACGAGGACGGCTCGAGGTCCGTCCGTCCGCGCGAGCACGGTCATGCCGTGACCCACCCGTGCGACATCGTCTGATTCCAGCTGTTCACGGATGGTGTCGCCAAGCGCGTCGCCAAGCGGCCGAGGACGTGCGTCACCGGCCTTGAGGGCCTCCCACGGGACGGCGTCCTCCACATGGAAGGCTCCGCAGCGTTCCCGACGCAGCGACTCCAGGTACGCGGCGCTACCAACGGCGCGACCGAGGTCACGCGCCAGGGCGCGAATGTAGGTGCCACCGCCACAGGTGATCCGCGCGACCAGTGTGTCCGCCTGCACGTGCAGCGGTTCCCACCGGTCGACGCGAACGTCGACCGGTGGCAAGGTGGGTGCATCACCCCGGCGGGCGAGGGCGTAGGCGCGGCGGCCATCGATC
Protein-coding regions in this window:
- the secF gene encoding protein translocase subunit SecF, whose product is MIRIFHNTSYDFIKWWRHAAVATVVFIMLGVGSYVFRGGVNYSIEFTSGTLMQVRFTKPVDDGELRAALDAGGVDGAEIQRFGDATEYTIRAQNRAEGAAVSDSASTSAVATAIRAALDAKYGAGSYTAERTEVVGPRVGAELRTGAAIAMVLASFVTLVYLAFRFEWRFGLAAVISTAHDVLITLAFIKLFHIEVSLVVVGAILTLLGYSGNDTIIIFDRVRENLRKGRKQPLYDTLNESINETLPRSVLTHTTTMAATLALLLFAGEVLRPFAVVMTFGIFVATFSSIYVASPVLLWIERKFPRAVSDKAQVSRQAALAESAKERPARPAPSGAAPRRATTR
- the secD gene encoding protein translocase subunit SecD — translated: MSNLKYRLGLIAALVIASVWALFPRTVVERVKRDGAFVYDTVRRVPLKRGLDLQGGMHLSLEVDDSKQAVADKSDALDRALKVVRSRIDQFGVSEPVVQKVGTDRIIVELPGIDDPKRAEDVVKAQAFLQFQITDETGSLDKALSRLDQIVRDKGSAAVATTSTTGDQPVQKGLDLFTKKDSAAPGDTTRRDTAAVPGLNASAGPFSRLLERGSINGEYYVAQSNAPALETYLAMPEIQAALPPGRELLWGSDTLSVGGAPYRTLYVVDARPIITGEYLEDAKPNQSPIEGTIVEFRFNNEGGRRFRSETGKHVQDYMAIVLDDKVMGRPPVIIQAIGARGQITMGQGRSLQEAQDLALVLRAGSLPVPLKVSEVRSIGASLGQDSISKGTTAMVIAVLAVIVIMIGYYRFSGTLAVAALVLYVLFTMAVLAGFNAVLTLPGLAGLVLSVGIAVDANVLIFERIREELDRGKTVRTSIDEGFKHAWSAILDTSVATILTAAVLYQYGTGPVRGFAVTLIAGIAASLFCAVFVTRTFYLVWLSRTRNAQTLSI
- a CDS encoding bifunctional riboflavin kinase/FAD synthetase — translated: MRDLLDASGLPPDVRDTVITVGSFDGVHRGHQLVLGQLVQRAAERHTRSVLVTFDPHPLEVVNPSVAPHLLTVGDEKLEVIAESGVDYVALLPFTRSLAALDAAQFVDQVLVGRFRVAHLLMGHDHAFGKNRSGNPDVLRALGRSRGFSVEVLAPVTALSGQPVSSTFIRRAVAGGDLLRAEEGLGRPYAIGGRVSHGEARGRLLGFPTINVPIESSRKLIPPQGVYAVRVQSARGTFGGMMNLGPRPTFGDAATSLEVHLFDVSADFYGLRVRVDFVAHLRDTARFDGVDALVAQLRQDEVNARRALAGRT
- the truB gene encoding tRNA pseudouridine(55) synthase TruB is translated as MPTISTDALVLVDKPVGITSFDAVRAVTRAIGTRKAGHAGTLDPFATGLLIILTGRGTRLLRFVNGEPKVYLATIRFGEERDTDDRTGDVTRQAALPSTQDVLETLPRFEGIIAQVPPAYSAKKIDGRRAYALARRGDAPTLPPVDVRVDRWEPLHVQADTLVARITCGGGTYIRALARDLGRAVGSAAYLESLRRERCGAFHVEDAVPWEALKAGDARPRPLGDALGDTIREQLESDDVARVGHGMTVLARTDGPRAVLVDAEGQLLAIARREADRWQPEVVLSHA